One part of the Mycobacterium marinum genome encodes these proteins:
- a CDS encoding enoyl-CoA hydratase, with the protein METTESRFVNLGRDGGVATVELIDSGPLNIVGTAAITALTNAFRSINQDSGVRVVVLRAAGEKAFIGGADIKEMVTLDRLSAQAFIRRLAGLCESIRQCPVPVIARIAGWCLGGGLEIAACCDLRIAESGARFGMPEVAVGIPSVIHSALLPALVGASRTTWLLLTGETIDADTAASWALVHEVVAPDALDLRIAALATKLAGFGPQALQQQKRLLAKWPDMTVQAAIEDSIEQFGLAFQTGEPQQHMQAFLSRKGRKAGSGPQAPEE; encoded by the coding sequence ACCTCGGTCGTGACGGCGGCGTGGCCACCGTCGAACTGATCGATTCGGGACCGCTGAACATTGTCGGAACCGCGGCTATCACGGCCCTTACCAATGCATTTCGCAGCATCAACCAAGACAGCGGCGTGCGGGTCGTGGTACTGCGCGCCGCGGGCGAGAAGGCGTTCATCGGTGGCGCCGACATCAAGGAAATGGTCACCCTGGACCGCCTCAGCGCCCAGGCCTTCATCCGCCGACTGGCGGGCCTGTGCGAGTCGATTCGACAGTGCCCCGTTCCGGTCATCGCCCGAATCGCGGGTTGGTGTCTGGGCGGGGGCCTGGAAATCGCGGCGTGCTGCGATCTGCGGATCGCCGAATCCGGCGCCCGATTCGGCATGCCCGAAGTGGCGGTGGGAATCCCGTCGGTGATCCATTCGGCGTTGCTGCCGGCGCTGGTCGGGGCCTCGCGGACAACTTGGCTGCTGCTGACTGGTGAAACCATCGACGCCGACACGGCCGCAAGCTGGGCACTGGTGCACGAGGTCGTCGCGCCCGACGCGCTGGACCTGCGGATCGCCGCACTCGCAACAAAACTTGCCGGATTCGGCCCGCAGGCCCTTCAGCAGCAAAAACGCCTACTGGCCAAGTGGCCCGACATGACGGTGCAGGCGGCGATCGAGGACAGCATCGAGCAATTCGGCCTTGCGTTCCAGACCGGTGAGCCGCAACAGCACATGCAGGCGTTCCTATCTCGCAAGGGCCGCAAAGCAGGAAGCGGCCCGCAAGCCCCGGAGGAGTAG
- a CDS encoding PucR family transcriptional regulator encodes MEPRWPPFQEPSARRVWHQVLRPVAAEMQTCATQLARDIVDRYQSELPSIVPDPPAVAEQLASVEASVRQIAECIDSGEGPRLLDLTPATAAIGRSGVQRNIALNDLFRSVRMAQERTWQWLFDRITASSAAADHDRALDLATNWLFGYVDVVLIRAERLYEVEREAWLTGAAAARAAAVEDILTEREDDAQRASTRLRYDVNRHHVGVSVWRDVTQDACAGQVTLTQALTQLTRAIAAQSVLAHPAGSKAIAGWLSRPQAFTAAELDVANIGSGIHLPQDVRVAIGEPGWGISGFRRTHVEASHAQRFVSLLGDRAEVVTCYRNVAVAALAGTDRGHAVAFVRRVLGPLAANDEGTYRIATTLAVYLEENRSPAKAAQRLGVHPNTVSYRVHQAEELLGRTIDIGTLDLSVALALLPAMRAMTQGSGGDL; translated from the coding sequence ATGGAGCCCAGGTGGCCACCTTTTCAAGAGCCGAGCGCTCGCCGGGTATGGCACCAGGTGCTCAGGCCGGTAGCCGCCGAAATGCAAACGTGCGCAACCCAGCTGGCGCGTGACATCGTTGACCGATACCAGTCCGAGTTGCCGAGCATCGTTCCCGATCCGCCGGCGGTGGCCGAACAGCTTGCCAGCGTCGAAGCCAGTGTCCGCCAAATCGCCGAGTGCATCGACTCCGGGGAGGGGCCGCGGCTGCTCGACCTGACGCCGGCCACCGCCGCGATCGGTCGCTCTGGAGTGCAACGAAACATTGCGCTCAATGACCTCTTCCGCTCGGTACGGATGGCCCAGGAGCGAACGTGGCAATGGCTGTTCGACCGGATCACCGCGAGTTCGGCAGCGGCCGACCACGACCGGGCGCTCGACCTGGCCACCAACTGGCTGTTCGGTTATGTCGACGTCGTCCTGATTCGGGCCGAACGGCTCTACGAAGTCGAACGCGAGGCCTGGTTGACCGGTGCGGCCGCCGCACGCGCGGCGGCGGTCGAGGACATCCTCACCGAACGTGAAGACGATGCGCAGCGGGCTTCCACCCGGCTGCGTTACGACGTCAACCGACACCATGTCGGCGTCAGCGTGTGGCGCGACGTGACCCAGGACGCCTGCGCTGGCCAAGTGACACTCACCCAGGCACTGACGCAGCTGACTCGTGCCATCGCGGCCCAAAGCGTCCTGGCCCATCCGGCCGGCTCGAAGGCCATTGCCGGCTGGCTGAGCCGGCCGCAGGCATTCACCGCTGCGGAGCTGGATGTGGCCAACATCGGTAGCGGCATCCACCTACCGCAGGACGTCCGGGTCGCCATCGGTGAACCGGGTTGGGGGATAAGCGGTTTCCGTCGCACCCATGTCGAGGCGTCGCACGCGCAACGGTTCGTCTCATTGCTCGGGGATCGCGCTGAGGTGGTGACCTGCTACCGCAACGTTGCGGTAGCAGCCCTGGCCGGCACGGACCGCGGGCACGCGGTGGCATTCGTCAGACGCGTCCTGGGGCCTTTGGCCGCCAACGATGAGGGGACGTATCGGATTGCCACCACGCTTGCGGTGTATCTCGAGGAAAACCGCAGCCCGGCCAAGGCCGCGCAACGACTTGGGGTGCATCCCAACACGGTCAGCTATCGGGTCCACCAGGCCGAGGAATTGCTTGGCCGCACGATCGACATCGGCACCCTTGATCTGTCGGTCGCGCTCGCACTATTGCCCGCCATGCGCGCCATGACCCAGGGCAGCGGTGGCGACCTGTGA